The proteins below come from a single Actinomycetota bacterium genomic window:
- a CDS encoding transcriptional regulator — protein sequence MDGTDGRRGVGEATGGYQARLGQRLRSIRRQQALSLQQVEQRSGGRWKAVVVGAYERGDRAISTAKLAELAGFYGVPPSELVAQPPTRSAADQPSGRGRMVIDLTRLSDERLGDDYGAISRYASTIQLRRGDYNGRVLTMRDGDVWSLAAMMGVSSGELLQRLTEDGVLPPREDPVGA from the coding sequence ATGGACGGTACGGATGGGAGGCGGGGCGTGGGTGAGGCAACCGGCGGGTACCAGGCACGGCTGGGGCAGCGGCTCCGTTCGATCCGTCGCCAGCAGGCGCTGAGCCTGCAACAGGTCGAGCAGCGCAGCGGCGGACGCTGGAAGGCGGTTGTGGTCGGCGCCTACGAGCGAGGTGATCGCGCCATTTCGACAGCCAAGCTGGCGGAGCTCGCGGGCTTCTACGGGGTCCCACCTTCTGAACTGGTCGCTCAGCCACCGACACGCTCGGCTGCTGACCAGCCGTCTGGCCGCGGCCGGATGGTGATCGACCTCACCCGGCTCTCGGATGAGCGGCTCGGCGACGATTACGGGGCGATCTCACGCTACGCCTCGACCATCCAGCTGCGGCGCGGCGACTACAACGGCCGGGTGCTGACCATGCGTGACGGTGACGTGTGGTCCCTGGCCGCCATGATGGGAGTCTCCTCCGGGGAGCTGCTCCAAAGACTCACCGAGGACGGGGTGCTCCCTCCACGTGAGGATCCCGTCGGGGCCTGA
- a CDS encoding transcriptional regulator, protein MELGKRLRAIRQQQDLTLQQVEDRSEGKWKAVVVGAYERGDRAISAAKLANLADFYGVPVAELLPEAPTEQVSAGDVPRGRRVVLDLTRLSDQDVDPSLRPVTRYATTIQLQRGDYNGRVLTLREDDVRALAVALGLTAEGLIARLGEQDILART, encoded by the coding sequence ATCGAACTCGGCAAGCGGCTACGCGCGATCCGTCAGCAGCAGGATCTCACGCTTCAGCAGGTCGAGGATCGCAGCGAGGGCAAGTGGAAGGCGGTGGTGGTCGGCGCCTACGAGCGCGGCGACCGGGCCATCTCCGCCGCCAAGCTCGCCAACCTCGCCGACTTCTACGGCGTGCCGGTGGCCGAACTGCTCCCCGAGGCGCCGACCGAGCAGGTCAGCGCCGGCGACGTTCCCCGCGGCCGTCGGGTCGTCCTCGACCTCACCCGGCTGTCGGACCAGGACGTCGACCCGTCACTGCGCCCCGTGACCCGGTACGCGACCACCATCCAGCTGCAACGCGGTGACTACAACGGTCGGGTGCTGACGCTCCGTGAAGACGACGTCCGGGCGCTGGCGGTCGCCTTGGGGCTGACCGCAGAAGGACTCATCGCACGCCTCGGTGAGCAGGACATCCTCGCCCGTACGTGA
- a CDS encoding HTTM domain-containing protein: protein MSGRLGAAWGTWTRFWFEPVSTSTLALVRVGFGLVLTGWTLSLAADLRAFFGPGGSLAAPPSAPWRWGLLHVANTDAAVVALWTLLLVSAVALTGGAGTRVAAVVAWVAVLSLQRRNPYVFNSGDVLVRQLSFLLALAPAGAALSVDRFVRHRDRFLDHPRRAAWPVRLIQLNLAFGYVVSVSAKLSGETWTGGTAVGYVLRIGDLQRFAVPDLLLDQPVVVTLLTWGALATELAVAVLVWNRRLRPVVLLLGAVMHVAIDLTIEVGFFSYAVLVSYLAFVPPEAADRAIAWVSDRFRRSATSVRAATDCT from the coding sequence GTGAGCGGTCGCCTGGGAGCCGCGTGGGGCACGTGGACACGGTTCTGGTTCGAACCGGTCTCCACCTCCACGCTCGCGCTGGTCCGTGTGGGGTTCGGCCTGGTCCTGACCGGGTGGACGCTGTCGCTGGCCGCGGACCTGCGCGCCTTCTTCGGGCCCGGCGGATCGCTCGCTGCGCCCCCGTCCGCACCGTGGCGTTGGGGGCTGCTCCACGTCGCCAACACCGATGCCGCGGTCGTCGCCCTGTGGACGCTCCTGCTCGTCTCGGCGGTGGCGCTCACGGGCGGGGCGGGCACACGGGTCGCCGCCGTCGTCGCGTGGGTCGCGGTCCTGTCGTTGCAGCGGCGCAATCCCTACGTCTTCAACTCCGGCGACGTGCTCGTCCGCCAACTCAGCTTCCTCCTCGCGTTGGCTCCGGCCGGGGCGGCACTGTCGGTCGATCGCTTCGTGCGACACCGCGACCGGTTCCTCGACCATCCCCGGCGGGCAGCCTGGCCTGTTCGCCTGATCCAGCTCAACCTCGCGTTCGGCTACGTCGTGTCGGTGTCGGCCAAGCTGAGCGGTGAGACGTGGACGGGCGGGACCGCCGTCGGGTACGTCTTGCGGATCGGCGACCTGCAGCGCTTCGCCGTCCCTGACCTGCTCCTCGACCAGCCCGTCGTGGTGACCCTGCTGACGTGGGGTGCGCTCGCGACGGAACTGGCGGTCGCGGTTCTGGTGTGGAACCGGCGGCTGCGCCCCGTGGTCCTGCTCCTCGGCGCGGTGATGCACGTCGCGATCGATCTGACGATCGAGGTCGGTTTCTTCAGCTACGCGGTGCTGGTGAGCTACCTCGCGTTCGTCCCGCCGGAGGCCGCCGACCGGGCCATCGCCTGGGTGTCCGACCGGTTCCGACGATCGGCCACGTCCGTCCGGGCGGCTACGGACTGTACTTGA